Below is a genomic region from Brassica oleracea var. oleracea cultivar TO1000 chromosome C9, BOL, whole genome shotgun sequence.
TACAGAGAAAGACCCAAGCCCTTTCCCTTGTTTAGAATCTTATTTAGTTTTAGTTTTTTTTTTTGTGTGTTTAATTAACAATGGAAGTTCTGATGAGGCCAACAATGCAAGCTCCTGAGTTCAATATCTCAGCCGTTTGTGTGAATCCCAGAATCGCTAGTTGACATGTGGGTTACACTTTGACACACTCGCACTAAAAAAAGAGGATTTTACTTTCACAGCACACGACAGTATTTTTATCTTCAGAAGTCAGCCTGCGGTTGTGGTCCTTGTGGATATATGCGTTGAACTCACACGTGATATTATGTGCATGTTGATAATTTTTTTGATAATCCAGTATCCGATCACTTTGCGTGATCGACTAGCCCACCGGGCCTAAGCCCAAACCATTACAGGATTTTTAAGCGTCCACTTAAGGGCCCCTGGTTACGCGAAGTGGTCTGGAGGGCGAGAGGCAGCCCATGTAAATACCCCTCGTGGCCGGGGCTCGGACTTGGGTGGCGGGCACCTCAGCCGAGGTTCCTTTACCACCAGACTACGAGGCCCGGTTTCATGTTGATAATTTATGGTGACTTTTTATTTATTTATTTATCGGGATTATTTCTTGGGCAAATCTCCAAAATAACATCTTTCTGAGTTTATATTACCAAAATAGCACTCAAAAACTAAAAAGACCAAAATAACATTTTATCTTTTGAAAATTTTAATTTTTTTATTTTTCAAAATTTGAAATCTTATCCCCAAAACCTCATTTTTCAACTCTAAACCCTAAACTCTAAACCCTAAACCCTAAACCCTAAACCCTAAACCCTAAACCCTAAACCCTAAACCCTAAACCCTAAACCCTAAACCCTAAACTCTAAACCCTAAACCCTAAATCCTAAACCCCACCCTTGAACTCTAAACCCTAAGTTTGTGACTTTTGATAAAACATTAAGTGCTATTTTTGTGACTTTTGACCTTGAGTGCTAGTTTGCGAACAAAAACTTGATTTAGTGCTATTTTTGTCTTTTTTTTTTATTTATTCCTTTAAATTGTATTTAATTATCCTCATATCGGCAAAACTATGCCCAATAGCATGTTAAATTATATAAAAATATTTCACTTTTATTGTCAAACATAATAGATAAATGGTACATGCCAGTTTACAGTCGATACAAAAAATGTAGTATGTTTTCTATAATTCTATTCATAAATGTGATAGATAATTAATTTGACGTAACAAACGTCACTCTTTTTGCAGGACGATTCTCGTCTTCGTGACTATCTCTTTCTCTCTTCTTATCGGATCGTAAAATCTGAAAAATGGCAGAAAGATTCTCAACGTAATAAACAATGTTCATGTTCATGTTCATCACGTCTCCTCTCTGCAACACACTGGCTGGACTCTTCACTTCTCTTCTCCAGCCCTCTTCCACGTTTCGAGATTTCATAACATTAATACATTTCGCAATTCTCACCTGCAGTTATCCACGTAAATAAATGATCAGAACGTATTCCATTTGTGGAAACTATATTACAAATATATTTCATTTGTGGAAACTATATTACAATTATACAAATTATTACAACACTTCAATTTTACCTTGTGTTCTTCTCCAAAGAGATTCATAAATTTTCCAAGATTCTCCTCTAGAGCTGCTTTCTCTTCTAAAAAATCCAACACAACCGCAACCGCCACTACACTTGGTGCGTATGCTAGCATCTTCAAATCTGCATCCACATTTACGATTCAAAAACGATCAATCATTTATTATTTCATGTACTTTCTTCTCCAACAAGAAAACAATTTCAAAAAAAAATGTGAAAATCTTATTACCGCATAAATCATCTAGCAAATGATCTGTGATACGATTCATCATTATGTCTCCTCCTCCCATCCCGGTTGTAGCAACAAGTATTTGCGAAAAAGAGAAACTCGTGACCGAGTTAACACGCCATTCTAGAGCTTTCAATACAATGAGTTCCATCTCAAGAACGGTCTTATGGTGAAACATATGATTTAGCCCTTCCATTTGAAAATCTTCAAGTGAAGGGGAAGAAACTTCGTTAAATTTTGATGCGATCGATAATGAGGTTACTGCAACTAACTCCACCATCCACTTACTCCATTCCTGCATTTATTTAGTAAGTTTCGTTCATTTTCGGATAAACAGATGTTAAACTGCAATGTCGAGTTATTTAACAAATCCATTTACTTACATTGCAGCTAGTCGCATAGACGAACCGATCAAAACAACTCGCGGCGGAAAAAATCGTTTCAAATGATAGATTCAAACGATTCCGAGTCTGACAAAACAACAACAAATCCAGACAGATTACTCGTTAGAATAAACATGTTTCCAACATACACTTCACACAAACAAATCATAAACATTACGCTTAAGCAAAAGAAAATATGAATAGATAAGCCTATTCAAAAGCAGAATTTGACTTGCGGTGACCGATCCAAAAGGTTTTTTTTTTGGTCAAAACATGAAAAACTATTTTGTTCTGAAAAACAAAAGATGTATATTATAAGAGTTATGATACCTGAATGAGCCATTGAACTGTTTGAAACCTAGCATCGGTTAAATTCTTAGAAACAAGAAACTCAATAAACTTGTCTCCGTGATTACTGAAACATGATTCTTTCTCCAAATCCATAGAAATGGCTTCCTCTACCGTTGCTGCATCCATGGCTGGAGACATTTCCACGTGATCGTCGTGAATATTCAAGCGCAAGTTTGGAAAAGGCTCCGGGGTCGAAGGACCCGACAACCATGACTCGTCACACAGAAGATGATCCATTGGAACCGGTTCGTTAAACCGGTTTTAAGGTATTCGGTTTTTTTGTCCACTCTGAGAACAGTGTTATGAAATGAGAGAGAGGAAGCGACCTATATATATATGGAGAAAGAGATGGTCGTGGAGAAGAACATGGGAAGTTAAGTAAGACAGTTCAGAGGATTAAGAAGATACGTCGGTTAGACCATAAGAAGATGCGTTGGTTTATTGGTGTTTGTGTAAGAGATTATTTAACAGGAGCTACGTTTTCTTATTAAACCGGATACAAGTCGTAATTAATTATCGCTCCTAGCTAAGAAAACACGAATGAAGTAAACACAAATCCAATGAGTGAGAATTCTTGGGTTATTCAACTATGAATTTTTAAATACTTTATAAGCATTCATATCTTCGAAGTTATTCAACTATGTATTTAGGCAATCTTTTAATCACTGCTGTTTTGCAAATAACTGATTTTAAATAATGTTAATAATATTTGAAATCCATGTGAATACTTTTTTATGTTTTTGATTAGAAGTGTGAGTTAACAATAAATAGTAGTATCATATTAAGGACTAAATATAATATGATAACATAGATCATATATATTGCACTTACTTAAAATTAATTTTGAGATAAAAATATTTTCTTACATGTTTAATTACAGTTATTTAACTCATTTATTGATTTTGCACTCACAAATCTATCTTATTTAAAACAATAGATGTTTTATTGGTTTCAGATTAGTATAGCAATTTCAAAAAATCTACAATATCTATTCATTTATTTCTTATTTATTTATTTTGGACTCATGAATCTATTTTTAAGACAATATATGTTGTATAGATTTCAAATAAATATAGAAAATCTTTTTATAGTTTGTATCAAAGATATTATATAAAACTATATGAAAATAAATAAGATCCTGTTTACCTTTAACTTTGTACCATAATTTTGCTCAAATATGAAAACTAATGGAGTTTGAAGAATCACTTAAAACCATTATTACAATCTATTAGAAAACCATCGTTCTATAGATAACTTGGATTTGGAGACTATATATCGTTTCCAAAATTTATCAATTAACTTTGCATGTTTGTTTATCTATAAATTTTTTGACTGTAAATTTTACATGTTTCACACTAGACAAGAGCTTAAATATATGCATACATTCTTTTTTCTTGATTAAAGCTGGAAAAATATCATTTTATTTATTTATTGAGTGGAAATAGTTGCAAAGGGTATAATAAGAAGAGGTCGTTCCACATGAAACGAGGTAAATGCTTTCTACCCAATTGGTTAACTGATTATCATCATAGATATTTCATGTTACAAAAACGAGTAAAAATATAAATGTTTCAGAGAAGACAAATATATATATATATATATATATATATGGGTACAGTGTTTCTTAATCTTAAATTCTTAACCAACCTCGTGAGTCCACGCCCTCTGTGTAATTACCTCTTCCAGTGACAGCAAATACATTACTATTTTAAATTTGTTTATATTTATTTTTTCCGCACCAACTTCCCCATTTTTGTTTAAAAAAATATTATTTTTTGATATCTTGTTCTTTCGTTATTATTGGAAATGTTTGTGGAGCTGGAGCAACAAGAAAAATATCATTTTTTAGTTGCTTATGACCCAAGAAACTTCTCATTTTGCCTTTTCTACGTAGCTTGTTCTACCGTTTGTCTCCGCTTAAATCCATACTGTCTTTTGTAGAAACCTTTAATTCTTAGAAAACAGTAATGGAGTACAACAAGAGCTTATATGATAAGTATATATATATATATATATATATATATTTTATAGAAATATATATACATTGGGAATGGTGACTTACTAATACTGTAACAAGAGATATGGAATATGATTGTAGTCTTTTTTGTTGTTGTTGTTACAAGCTTTAAGGAGAGGTATCTTGGAACTGCCAAGGGTTGAATTTGGTTGACTCCATATCGGTGTTAATCTCGGAGTTATCCGCTGCAGCGCGGTGGACCAAGTACTTACCATTGAATTGGTACACTTCGAGGTCCCCCCATTGCGTGGGAGTAACTTCCTCGGTTTCATCAAACCATTTCGGAACAAATCGTTGGCCTTTCTCTTCTCGGGTTCTCTTCTCAGCTCTTTGTCTCTCCTCTAGGCTGAGAAACAAAAAAAACCAGGATTTTATTTAGTCTTTAAAATTACTTTGGGGATGATGACTAAAAAGCCTATATATGGTTTACCTGCTCTTTTCATAACCAGCTTTGGTCATATCGCCAGTGTCGAGGGCGTATCTATCAGGACGTAGACGTGAATCAGATGACAATAGCTTACTAGGGGCAGTGTCAAAGCTATTGATCTTGTGAGCAAAATGTGTGTATTGGTATTTATCCTTCTCTGGAGCTTCAGCGACCTTCCATACCTGTGGGAATGTAACATAGTCTAAATACTTGTAACAAAATCTTTTTTTTTTTTTCTGCTAAGAATAGAATATTGAGACAACCTCTTTTAGTTCGGTGCCTGTAAGAGGTTCGCCTTCAGTGTCACAAGCCTGATAACTCAAGGACTCGTTCCATTTACCGGTCACTAGTATCTTGGGCTCTTCAGCTGAATTATACACGTATCCATCCACCTCATAACGGCCAGATCTGTCCATTAGGTCAAAAAATTCAGCTCCAGTATTAGGTCAAAAGAAGTGTGATGAGGAAAGAAGTTAAATTACCCAAACCAGCCACATGGTTGAAAGTAAAGCACCGCTTTGTCACCAGTGGTGAGGTTGGTCATGATCATCTCTCCTGAAGAATCGACCCATGTTCGTCCGAAGATAAGGTTATGAGCCTTGGTCGGAGGAGGCACAAGATCAAGAACCACACCATCTCTTTTAAGTGTCACTCTTGTCCTATAGATACATTATAAAATCTAAACACTAAGAATTTGTGGTCAGTTACATTACAGTAGGAGAAGTTACCCTACCTTCCTACGGGGTAGAAGTCGATTGAATTGCCTAGTAATTTCGATTTCAGCTTTGAAGTGCAGTCGTAAGAGAAATGCTCGTTCTCTGCGTGAGCAGCACTCATTGGCGGGTGATGGCTGACCTGAGGAACAAATTAAACATCAATATATCAACAAAAAACTAATGATATTTACATCTCAGACAAAGTACAATAAGAGTTGTAAAGAAACGACTCACCTGTTCAGCTATAAAATTAATCCCATTATGGTTAGTCATCTCGTAAGTTTCACCGAGGATTGGATTGAACGGCTTCCATGTACGTTGGTAGGCATAATACACAGATATAGCCCATGTTGCTGTTCGATATTATTATTATTTTTAAATAGTTAGCCAAGACTCAAGAGGTATACAGAGTTTGAAAACACAAGGAAGGAATGTGAATGTGCTTACATGCATATACCATGCGCATGTAAGGGTCTTGGGTTTTGTCAGCCATATCCAGCAGATGCGAGTATTCCATCAACTAATGAGAGGTTACAACAAAATGGGTAAAATAAATATACATAATAATTCAGCTCAAAAGAGAGCTTCATGTAAATGTGTAATATAAGAACATGTACAAAACCTCTGCCATTTTCTGTAGCGTCGTCATGGGTTCAAAAATAATCACAGGAAGAGTCACCATGGATGTAATATCAGATCCTATATACTTTTGCATCATCTTCCAATATCCATCACGCTCCTGAGAGAAATCATCCAAACATAGAAACTCAGAGAGGCACGTTGAACAATTCAAAATTAGTAATTATTATTACCATTCTGGTAAAATCTTTTTTTTTTAGAAGATGATAAAATAAACAGTTGTATATACCTCTTGCTTCCATCTTCCTCTTCCTGCTTCCTCCTCTGCTTCTTCTGTACTTCCATCTGGATTGATGACTTCTATCCCTTCATATCCCATCAAACTGAGAAAAGAAACAAGCAAACATTTCTCATCAAACAGCACTGCTTTATCCATAAAACACAATCCTTATGCTTATTAGTTATTACCCATTAACTGATTTCGTCATGACCGACCCGAAGTTGGTGATGGAAGAAGCAAGAGAGTTAAGAAAACCGGCTCTGTTTTTTGAATCGTTAGGAGACATCACTTTCACCGCCGCTGATTATAGAAGAAACGAGGCGACTGGCTCAACCTTAGGAAAAAATATGAGCTTTTATGGAGAATGATTCCTTACAAGGATAGGCAAAGAATGTTCGTTCGTAAAAATGGAAGATCAACTGTGGAGAAGGCGATAAGGAGACTTTGTGCTGGTCTTCCTTGACGGTTCTTTGATTTTCCACAAGACTAGACTATTCGTGTTTACTTTTCTCGTATTCTTTTTGTAAAGAACGGGAATATTAAACCGAAGTAGACCGGATTAATCGAAGTGCCTTGGATTTTTTGAGCCCAAAATACGAGCTTATATTCATCATATTGGGTTTTCATAATGCTAGGGACCAAAAGTATACGCTACTATTAAAACTCAGCATTCTAAAGGGTTTTTTTTGGGTTGAATGATACATTTAAAGGCATTTTAGTGTTTAAAAATCGTTATTTGAAAATTCAACATGCATATGAAACTCATAAAAGTTAGTTTCATTTTAAATTGCACAGTATACATATATTAGATTTATATAAAGCTGATATAACCAAAACATAATTAATAAAACAATAACCAGAATAATATAACTCGTAAATAATAAATATCATTTGACTACATGATCCAAACAAAAAAATAACACACAAACAAAATTATTAATGAGAACTAACTAAATTTTCATTACTGTTGTTCAGTAGAACTCACGTAGCACCCTTTTGTTTAACTGGACGCTAGTCTGGCTAAGCATCTTCACAAACCTACTTTATTTCTAATGAGATACTCCACTAGTTTGTTTCTTCCTTTTTGTTTTTATTGTTTCTTTGTTCGTATGAGACGTCCCTAGCAAACGTCTTAGGAATATCGAACATTGTTATGAGAACAATATTTTCTTCTTTCACAGGAGATATCTGTTGATTGTCGCCGTTAAATTTTAATCCACAGAATGCCGGTCCCTCCCCTGCATCCATAAAATCATCTGCAGCCTTATCGAAATTCCGCATTTTGACGTAATTCAAACCTGAAGTTAACAATTTAAAGCTATTGGAGTAAAGCTTAAGGCATTCTTCCAACAACTTCTTAGTAAGACTATTCTTATATTTTCTCTCTTTTATAATCTTCTCCACCATTCTTTTCACGTTCGTTAAGTTTGATATGGCGTTATTTGCTCCTACCATGGTCAAATCACCGAGATTTCTCGCTTTCTGGCTCTTCGGATTCTCTTTGAGAGATGCAATGCAAACTATTTCAAAATCTGGAATCATGTCCGGACCTGGAGACTTTGAAGCTTCTTTACAAGATTTTTGAATCAGAGAATCTGACACTTTGTTGGCGGTGCAACCATTGAAAAGAAAAGCAAACACAATGAGGTACATCATTGTGTTTTTTTGAAACATCTTCGTTGTGGTGTCGTATATTGTAACTTATGATCCCATATAAAAGCAAGCAAAAATCTACTCACATGAGAGTAACCACATGCTATTATTAGATGGCTCATGTTTCGCGTTACCACTCCACTTGTTTCGTTACCTTTTTCTAAAAAAATATTTATACTAATGATCAGTAGTGCCGTTGGGGGGCCTAAGGCTAATTTTCAAAACAAAAAAAATGTTTTTTCACAATTTTTTTATATAAAATAGTTGAAGTTGTAGATACACTAAATGTCTATGGAAAAAATAATTTACTAAGAAGAACCAAACAAAAATGTAAAGAACAAATTACATGAACAATAGAGCTATAAACACAACTAGTGGTTAAGGAAATTTATAATCTAATGGTGACCCATTACCATTTAAGATAGTCTAAACCATTTTTTCAAACACTACTTAGCACATATATTCACTTTCTAATTTTTTAAGTTAGACAGTCTAAAACTATTCGTTCTAATACAACCTAGTGCACATCATGACTTGGATGCTGCATGACTGGTTAAGCATATGCATACAGACATACGAGACCAAATATTATCAGCAAACATCAGTTTATTAACAAAACAGTTTCAATAATAGACGAATACCAAGAAACAATAATCGATATCAGATGGCCAAATAGCTAAAACTTATTAAACAGCATATTTGACGGTGAAAGAGAGTTTCAACATTCATATACTTCACGAGTAATTCAAGATTTACCGACACAAATATGTACATAGATATAGTTTAATGTAAAAGATTCGTACCACAAAATAGACTAAAGAAGAAGCAAGGATAGTAAAGAATCTATCCCAATACGCATCAGCCAACGGAGCAGAGAAGAGAGGCAACATAGAAGGGAAACCCACTACAAGAAAAAGGTGATATTGCAACATATTTTCTGCAACGTTATATTCTCTCGAAATTTGGTAACAAATTTTACCATGTTTTTGCAATGAGAAATACATATCAACAGTCAAATACAAATTCACCGCAAACCAACGACAAAAAATTTCGTTACAAAATTCTGTTACCAGTTTGCAAGTGTTTTACTACTTATAAAAGTTTTCTTGCAAATTTCCCATGAAAAATTCAAAGAAAATGAGATGTGGCTTTTTGGAAAAAGGAAAGAAAGTACCATGTTTTAATATGTGACACGTTTATCACTGTATTTGCAACATCTTTATGTATTTTAGGATATTTCTTTTTGATTTAAAAGTTAATATATATCCCACTTAAAAGAATTTTTTTTAATATTATTTCATCAATATAATTTCGAACCAAAATTTATTAAATTAAAGTTAACTAGATTTTCAATTTTTTAGTTATATTCATCTTATATTTCAAATTTCGCTATATATTTTTGACAATTTGTTGAATTATAATTCTAAAGTATCATTTTGTTATAAGATGAAACCAACACGCTAATATATCCTTTTTTGTAACTGATATGTATCATTTTATTCATAGTTCGGTGTATATTTCCACGCCAGAACTTTTCTAAAATAGGATACCAGCATATACGTGAACTTAGGGATATGATTCTTGAGCAATTAAGATTTTTTCTTTTCTCGGTTCTTTATAAATATGATTTCTCAATTCCTTGTTATACTTGTGGAGAATTAAGTTTCCATGTTTTGCTTCAACGAAAGAGAGATTGTGAAACTAGAATTACACGTAACGCATGCCAGTTAATTAACGAAGGTAACAAACAAAACCCTTAATTCAGAGTGTTTAATATCGGTAATTTGGTGTATACTTTGTATTTGTTGTATTCTCTGATATTCATTTAAAAATTTTACTATTACTTTTTTTGTTTCAGATTCAGAATGAATCCTAGTCGATGTGCTAGAGGATGGAGAAAAACGGAGTCAAAGAATCAAATATATATGGGAGCCAAATCAACATATGTTTCCTGTTTTTCCAGTCCATCAAAAGAAGAAAATATAACGATGTAGAATTGTTCATTTTTCTTAGAAGCATGTTTTTTTAATAATTGTTCAATATTGTTGTAACATTTGATTATTTAATAAAATTAGTTATTTGATTAATTTATATTTATATGTTTATTATTTAAAAATTGAAAATAACCATCACATTTGAAATAGCAAATATAATTCCAAAAAATACAATTTATCAAATTTGGATTAGAATTATATTGTCGTAGTATGTAGCAATAAATTGTGTGAGTTTAGAATTGCAAAGTCTGTTGTAAAGATACAACGAATTTGCAACACAAAGGTTATTGCACTATTACAATAGATTTAGCAATAAATCAATCCATTGCAAAATTTGCAATATTTTTGCAACAAAAGGAATTTGCAACAATCAATCAGCAACACCGTATAATTCATTACGGTTTCATTGCAAATATACATTTGCAACAATATATTGACCTATTGCAATATTTTTTATTTATTGCAATATCATTATTTTCTTGTAGTGTGGGTGGAGAAGACCTTTCCTAGATCTGGTAGGTTCTTTGATTCTGCTTCTGATGTGTTTGATGATTCTAGAAGAGTGATCACCAACAAGGCTGCTGGGAAAGTTGTGATCCATGAGGTGAAAAAGAAGAAAGGAGGAGGTGCGGGAAGATTTGTTGTTGTGATCCATGTTGGCTCCTTTCTTCTCTACAAGGGTGTTCAGACACTACTTTCATGGGGCAAGAATGACGAGACAGAGAGGGTGAAGTTGAAGGAGGATTTGAAGTTTTTGCAGGAAAGAGTTGTGGCCAACACAAAAGAAGGGAAAAATGGAGAAAGGACCAGGTCTCTACACCGACATCGGCAAAAAAGACAGAGGTAAATAAAACTACTCTCTACTTCTCTCTCTCTCTCTCTTTCATTTCATATATAGATATGAGTGTGCATGCATCTATTCAATTGGAAGGAGATACGAATTGGATGTTTGAATCTGGAAATATCAATTGAGACTCTCTAACGATTTGGTTGGTTATTTTGATGACAGATTTGCTGTTCAAGGACCACAACAGCGACCAGAAACTTGGTTTATTTTAAAGTATTAACTTTGTAATGATCTCCTTATAACTTCCTCTAAAGATAATGTAGATTTCTCGGCTTCACTTGGTTTGATGATGATGATGCATATTTATTAAACTAGTTGATGCATCTAAATGATATATATTGACTAAAATATACAGTTTGATCCTCTAAATCATATAAATCAGGATATTAAAATAGTTATATAACACTCGAGTGACTAAACCATTTTCATAACAATGTATGTAATTAGGCCTGGGCAAAATAACCGAAACCGAAGAACCGAACCGGAACCGAACCGAAATACCCGAAACCGGAACCGGACCAATATCCTCAAATATCCGAACGGTTCCTATATTTTTATATCCGAAATAACCGAACCGAACTGGAACCGAACCGAGAACCGAACGGGTACCCGAATATATAAAAATATTAATTATATATACATATAACATCTCTAAATATATATTTTTAATTCAAAATTCTCGTAAAAATATCTGAAAATAGTTGAGGATAACTAAATTATTATAAAGTATCCAAACTACGCGAAAGTATCCGAAACTATCCGAATAGTTTTATCTGAAATATCCAAATTAATCCGAAATATCCAAAGTAATCCGAAATATCCAAATTTTTTATCTAAATCATCCTAATTATTTGATATTTTACCCTAAATAACCGATATTTTATCCGAACTACCCGAACTATCCGAACCCGAACTAGATCCAAATGAGAACCGAACTTTTTCCGGATATTTTCCGATTCCTACATTTACTATCCGAACCGAACCGAACCCGAAACTATCCGAACCGAACCGAACCGGAAATATGTAAAGTACTAAATGGATCCTCTAGCCCCTATCCGAACTACCCGAAACCCGAAATACCCGAACCAAACCGAACCGATACCCGAAATGCCCAGGCCTATATGTAATGAAACAAAAACGAGATAGAAAGTAATAAAAAGTTACATAATATTACTAATAAATTAATTTTCATACTTGTTCTATGTGTGATTCGAATGGGACAATAATAATGAACATTTTGAAATATCAAAACTATTCACAAAGTTTACAAAAAGTTTCAAGTACATAAAAGTAGTAATGAGCACATAACTTATACACTGACCAAAGTTTCTTTTAAAAATTTGCTTAGAGATCTTGTGTATTTGTCACATAGAAACTCAAAACATCTTTGTCTCTATTTTGCTTTAGCTTCAGTTGAGAAACCAAAAGAACTGGAATGTATTTGTCTTTCTATAAGTTCAAACCAACCAATTCCATAAGAGAAACAAGTGCATAGAGATGTTACTATTGGTCCCTAGAGGTGTTACTATTGGTCCCTTCTATTCATCTATTTTCTCTCAGTCATTCTATATATTTGTCAGTTACCACAAACAGCAAAAGAACACATTTGTACTTTCCTCGATCTTGACCAAGCTAACCCGATTCACGGTTAGTTTATCTTTGTAAGAGTCAGATTTGAGTTGCTTTTAACTCATGTTGCTATAGATTTCGCGAATAACCATCTCGAAAGCAGTCTTTACATTCATCGAGTCCAGGAAAATGTTAC
It encodes:
- the LOC106317410 gene encoding putative cyclin-D7-1 — encoded protein: MDHLLCDESWLSGPSTPEPFPNLRLNIHDDHVEMSPAMDAATVEEAISMDLEKESCFSNHGDKFIEFLVSKNLTDARFQTVQWLIQTRNRLNLSFETIFSAASCFDRFVYATSCNEWSKWMVELVAVTSLSIASKFNEVSSPSLEDFQMEGLNHMFHHKTVLEMELIVLKALEWRVNSVTSFSFSQILVATTGMGGGDIMMNRITDHLLDDLCDLKMLAYAPSVVAVAVVLDFLEEKAALEENLGKFMNLFGEEHKVRIAKCINVMKSRNVEEGWRREVKSPASVLQRGDVMNMNMNIVYYVENLSAIFQILRSDKKRERDSHEDENRPAKRVTFVTSN
- the LOC106315628 gene encoding oxysterol-binding protein-related protein 3A; translation: MSPNDSKNRAGFLNSLASSITNFGSVMTKSVNGLMGYEGIEVINPDGSTEEAEEEAGRGRWKQEERDGYWKMMQKYIGSDITSMVTLPVIIFEPMTTLQKMAELMEYSHLLDMADKTQDPYMRMVYASTWAISVYYAYQRTWKPFNPILGETYEMTNHNGINFIAEQVSHHPPMSAAHAENEHFSYDCTSKLKSKLLGNSIDFYPVGRTRVTLKRDGVVLDLVPPPTKAHNLIFGRTWVDSSGEMIMTNLTTGDKAVLYFQPCGWFGSGRYEVDGYVYNSAEEPKILVTGKWNESLSYQACDTEGEPLTGTELKEVWKVAEAPEKDKYQYTHFAHKINSFDTAPSKLLSSDSRLRPDRYALDTGDMTKAGYEKSSLEERQRAEKRTREEKGQRFVPKWFDETEEVTPTQWGDLEVYQFNGKYLVHRAAADNSEINTDMESTKFNPWQFQDTSP